Within the Glycine max cultivar Williams 82 chromosome 12, Glycine_max_v4.0, whole genome shotgun sequence genome, the region AGTTACACCACTTGATGCTATACAGTCTATCACATGGCATtagaatcatatttttttaaataaaaaaatactgaaGGAATTTTCGAACGAATATTTGAtacatgattaaaaattaaattacaaataacACATTTAAGAATTACTTTGATgtattaacaatatataaaaattactttataaaaaatacgctaaaataattttgatgttatggtgaaataaacaatataaaaaaatgacactATTAActgattaaaaattactttatatataatatttaaaataattattataaaacacgATAATCTTATTATATACTGATTACATTCCATAAATAACAgtataaaaaacttatatactGTATATACAATCTAACTATATTTTATACTTACAAGAGACAATTATTTTGCTAATAAGAAAATAGGTTATATActataatttaatcataaattattatttataataaatttattagtttttataaataattatattaaaagttccacgagtaatgattttttatttattgatagtgTAAAAGTCTTTACACCGataaatatatagttattaAATTATGTGTGTATTTATCAAACTTCATTGTTGACAAATCAATCATTTGCATAAATAGTTGTTAATCAATTATACCTAAAATAAGTTTACACAAATTGTATGGGcgataatatttataaaatatttttctataatattgtttataaaatatgtttttacacAATTCTATACTTTTCCTATATTTTCTATTACAAAAAACTGTACAGAAttactatataaatataattcctTTGAAGCAGTTTGAGGTTCACAACCATGAACCAACACAAGAATTAGATAAatattcttatattataaattataatatataaatttttaaaattattataatatatagtttAGAGAATAAgattttttggtcttttaatttttttaattaattatacacaCTACATACTCCTTCCCTTTGTTTTTATCTGTCTTTAGATTTTTatgcagaaaacaaaaaatataataaaatttattgattatgATATAATAGTTGTgggtttttcttattttatccctttcttttttcacttcacaattaaataaatacatatataaaataattaaatattatatgaaaaataaaaatataattgataagataataattaatgaattttaaaactttacaagccacaaataaatataaacaaattttaaatccaacaattaaaaaaacacaaaggaAATAACAATTAATGAGTTGTTAGGAAAAGACTGATCTCTACAAAATATGTCATTagagaataataaattttaattataattaaatcttGAACACATAATTAATCTCATTATTAAACCTCCCAAAGTGTTAaaagtttgtaaaaatatttcaaaatgaaaaagtcATATATCCTTGgagattaaaaagaaattcttaattctttaaaaaaaaactcttaaaagaATACATACACCATTATTTGATTCGACAGCTTCATAACACGAATACGACAAATTTAATCTAAAGTTTTGACGTTTACCCTAAAGCATTAAATGCATTTTGTAGAAATGTTTTGTTTTGAGATTTAATTATGAGTGggcaggtttttttttttataatgaaattgataggaagtatttattaattttgttaataattaatttttataaaaacaaataaatttaatatcactCAATTAACGATTTATCGGTTGCACAAGTAGGTTTGGTttagttttaaaacattaaatcaATCAGATTATACATTcagaatgtaatttttttacactaatattCAATCCCCAATTATTACAtatgtcaaatttattatttttataaaaattaatttgaaaatcatactaataatattttctaattaattgatattatatttttttataaacaattgatattacaaattttaaaatactatttaataattaaactataaaacaatttaattcacttataaatatgttaaatttaaatcaaatgacTTTGTTCGGAAAAAGTTAACTAAAAAGTTAGTGAATAACTGGATAGAAAGGGGTAGTTGGagattaaaaagtataaatattaagtaaaattagttaaaaagtataaaatatattttgatttatttaaaaagtataattaagaaattagataaatgtattaaagaaaaatgaaagaaaattaaaaaaataaaagctagcatttaaaaaatactaatttaagtaacattttaaaaaacattacaaaCTATTAacaaattactaaaataaactTGTTGATTAAActgttaaacaaattttttaattaataaaaaaattaaaattatctaaaaCATCTTGTcaaatataacttattttaatcaAGTAAATgagttagatattttttttttgaagaagtaCAGAACCTAGAGGATTAGAAGTATCTGGGAAAGAGATCAATTTGATTTACTGTGTTTGTCGTgtgtttgatttttcatttgatttgttGTGTTTAAATCTTACTAAATCAATTTAAGTAATAGGTTGTCAAAACTCTTgattataaaatcaatattcaAAGTAAAAAGATCGAGACTAGTTttctattatataaattaaaatataaaattgacaattttattattaaacattattaatattctatgtcttgtgttttttgaaggaatatttaatatattatcgtctcaatcataaaaaaaacatgtctcttaattatctttttcttttgtttttctcataTATGAAAAATACTTACAACATATTATATAGTATTATTCATTACAGAATTAGtttttgtcattatttttaGAATCTTGAGTGTTCCCTGGGCATGAGTGGACGCTATAAGACTCAgtgcactcactcactcactcactcactcagtGACTGTGTCTGAAAATGGGCAAACAAGTATTGAATTCCTTTCGTCCCCCAGTGGTTTTCTTGTTATTCTTCATTGTCTTTTCCGTTGTTTCCTGTGATGAAGCTTCCAAGACCTTCATCTTTCGCGTGGATTCCCAATCCAAGCCCACCATCTTCCCCACCCATTATCACTGGTACACCTCCGAGTTCGCCCAAGAAACCAGCATCCTCCACGTATACGACACCGTTTTCCACGGCTTCTCCGCGGTGCTCACGCACCAACAAGTCGCGTCCATAAGCCAGCACCCCTCCGTCCTCGCCGTCTTCGAAGACCGCCGCCGCCAGCTCCACACCACGCGCTCCCCGCAGTTCCTCGGCCTCCGCAACCAGCGCGGCCTATGGTCCGAATCCGACTACGGCTCCGACGTCATCATTGGAGTCTTCGACACGGGCGTCTGGCCCGAACGCCGCAGCTTCTCCGATTTGAACCTCGGCCCCATTCCCCGCCGCTGGAAAGGCGCGTGCGAAACCGGCGTCAGATTCTCCCCCAAAAACTGCAACCGCAAGCTCATCGGCGCCAGATTCTTCTCCAAAGGCCACGAGGCAGGTGCGGGTTCGGGTCCTCTCAATCCGATCAACGACACCGTCGAATTCCGATCCCCTCGCGACGCCGATGGCCACGGCACCCATACCGCCTCCACCGCCGCCGGCCGCTACGCCTTCCAAGCCAGCATGTCCGGTTACGCTGCTGGAATCGCGAAAGGCGTTGCTCCGAAAGCCAGATTGGCTGCTTACAAAGTTTGCTGGAAAAATTCCGGTTGCTTCGACTCTGACATCCTCGCCGCCTTTGACGCCGCCGTGAACGACGGGGTGGATGTGATTTCGATCTCCATCGGTGGCGGCGACGGTATTGCCTCCCCATATTATCTGGACCCCATCGCAATCGGATCCTACGGCGCAGTTTCCAGAGGAGTGTTCGTGTCCTCTTCCGCCGGCAACGATGGTCCCAGCGGAATGTCAGTGACGAACCTTGCTCCATGGTTAACAACAGTAGGCGCAGGCACCATTGATCGTGACTTCCCCTCACAGGTGATTCTGGGCGACGGTCGGAGACTCTCCGGCGTGTCGCTATACGCCGGAGCAGCTTTGAAGGGGAAAATGTATCAACTTGTTTACCCAGGGAAATCAGGGATTCTTGGAGACTCACTCTGCATGGAGAATTCTCTAGATCCGAACATGGTGAAGGGTAAGATAGTAATATGCGACAGAGGAAGTAGCCCGAGGGTAGCAAAGGGGTTAGTGGTGAAGAAAGCAGGGGGAGTGGGAATGATTCTGGCCAACGGAATATCCAACGGCGAAGGACTCGTGGGAGACGCTCATCTTCTCCCAGCTTGTGCTGTTGGTGCCAACGAAGGAGACGTAATCAAGAAATACATTTCCTCTTCAACAAACCCCACAGCCACTCTTGATTTCAAAGGTACTATCTTAGGAATCAAACCGGCACCGGTTATAGCTTCTTTCTCAGCGAGAGGACCCAACGGTTTAAACCCTCAGATACTTAAACCGGATTTCATTGCTCCCGGTGTCAACATCCTCGCCGCCTGGACCCAAGCTGTCGGCCCGACCGGTTTGGACTCCGATACCAGGAGAACCGAGTTCAACATCTTGTCTGGCACTTCCATGGCTTGCCCTCACGTCAGTGGCGCCGCGGCTTTGCTCAAATCGGCTCACCCTGATTGGAGCCCCGCCGCCCTAAGGTCCGCCATGATGACCACCGCCACCGTCCTCGACAACCGCAACCAGATCATGACCGACGAAGCCACCGGGAACAGCTCAACTCCTTACGATTTCGGTGCTGGCCATCTTAACCTAGGACGAGCCATGGATCCTGGCTTGGTGTACGATATCACCAACAATGATTATGTTAATTTCCTTTGCGGTATTGGTTACGGGCCTAAGGTGATTCAGGTGATCACTCGCGCGCCGGCGAGTTGTCCGGTGAGGAGGCCGGCGCCGGAGAATCTGAATTACCCTTCCTTTGTTGCTATGTTTCCTGCTTCGTCCAAGGGGGTGGCTTCCAAGACGTTCATACGGACTGTGACCAACGTGGGGCCCGCGAACTCAGTTTACCGCGTGAGCGTGGAGGCGCCCGCGAGTGGTGTCAGCGTGACGGTGAAGCCGTCGAGGCTCGTGTTCTCGGAGGCGGTGAAGAAGCGGAGCTATGTGGTGACGGTGGCGGGGGACACCCGGAAGCTGAAGATGGGTCCGTCCGGGGCGGTGTTCGGGTCGCTGACGTGGACGGATGGGAAGCACGTGGTTCGGAGCCCCATTGTGGTGACTCAAATAGAACCGTTATAGAGAGCCTCGAATCGATCATGTCGTTTTGATCGATGCGGCTCGTGACTCGTGACGTAAGTGGGTGGCACCCCTGTAGGTTGCCACGACTAGTATAAAagacaacaaaaacacaaatattttgtattttttctttctttttcatttttagatttttgtttAAGTGACCAAGTTTGGAGGTGTAATCCGttgttgtactttttttaataagtttttcttcttcttgggtTTAATTTAGCTTCACCTTGTGTTTATAGACTTTTTAGTGGTCTATCTATACTCGATAAAATTATAGGAgtaatttgtaatatttatgttaagccgtcattatttaattttaaccacgtttgatttgaaaatatctttttctATTACAGCATATTCTGTTTTCTCTGTTGTtgattagttattattattgcaATCTTAAGTTTGTGGTTTATGCTGCCAATCTTACACTGTTTTAAACTAAGCATTGATTATGACAGGAACCTAGATTCGTTGTCTAATATACTTCTATCGCCTCCTCTCTCGATTCTGTTTTCCATAATATTAGATGTGCATGTAAgctttgttttgaaaaaataaataaaagaagctaaagttaattttaagaaCGAAGAATGGAGTTTGCATTGTCTTTATGTGACATAGAAATCAATGACATTTTCTGTTtagtaaaattttattctttaactgaaaataagaaaaagagaattttattctttaactGGTTAGGGGGATTTTGTGGGTTGGAGATGTGACTGTGGAAAGGTTGAAGTGGGGGAATGATTTCTTGAAGAAGAGGTTGGAGTCTGGTTCACACTCCCAGGTTAGTCCTCAGGCATTGGAGAGCAtgaaaagggttaagaaattgACTATGATGTCTGAGAAAGTTGCCACTGGTGTGCTCTCTGGGGTTGTCAAGGTGTCCGGATTCTTCACAAGTTCTGTGGTCAACTCCAAAGCTGGAAAGAAGTTCTTTAGCCTTCTTCCAGGGGAAATCGTCCTTGCTACCATGGATGGATTCAGTATGTTATGTTCCATTATGTGTGCATGGAATAGGtaggaattttttattttattttatttttcttataattatttttctttgatctGCAGATAAGGTTTTGGATGCTGCAGAAGTAGCTGGAAGGAATGTCATGTCCACTTCATCAGTTGTGACCACCGGCCTAGTTTCAGATAAGTAAGTTCGTTCTCTATTTAAGTATTCTTCTCATCACTAACATAATTGCCTGGCCTCAAATGATACAAGACCTTtgcttgattttttatttgttttttatcaaACCAATGTTTTGTTCAAATTAGTTCGTTGTTTGGTTGTGACATGTGGGGATTGCACTTGCTTGGTTTTAAAATTGGACAAGCCCTTATTTCTGTAGGTTGCATTTAATTAACCTGTACAAGAAGCACCTTGAGCCTTATTGATGTGGTGTGATTGACttggtcttttttattttttgctgttGTTAGATATGGAGAGGAAGCAGCACAGGTTACAAATGAAGGCCTTGATGCAGCAGGGCATGCGATTGGGACAGCTTGGGCCGTGTTCAAACTTAGGAAGGCACTCAACCCCAAGAGCGCAATCAAACCAACAACACTAGCTAAAGCTGCAGCTGAAGCAACTTCTACTAAACTTAAGAAATAAGGCATGGTAACAAAAGAATTAGGATCCCCCCAGCACCCTTCATATATAATAGTTTGCCTTTTTCAATCTTTATAGTGATTAGGATTTATAGTTAATCCAGATGTTCGGGAAAAGGAATTGGGTTAAGTCCAACGGGTTATTTACCGAATTTGCGATGTTGAattccatttatttttttcccattcTTGTCTACTGATATATATAAATTGCATATTCATGGTTGAAAGTGGATGAAGTTATGTTTGTAGTTGTATGGTATAGCCAAGTTTCTTTCTCGCTGGCAGCAACTCTATTCAGTTATTAGTATTTCGTAAATAACAGAATAGCCACAGTAATgtaaatgaaagtgaaaagaaatcTTAAATTTAAGGGATATCAGAGGGGTGGAACAAAAGTAATCTagctaaagaaataaaaaggcaAAAGGAAGAAATACCATGGACtgaggagaagaaaaaagtacTATGACTAAAGAAATAACACGTTCAAAGACTTTTATTCCTTACAATTGACTTCAATATAGCAGTTACACAGACACGTATACGTCCAAATTCTGAGGTATGTTATGtccaattatcatttttttcttcttctcaaatCAATTGCTCTAACAGCAGCGGCATGGAGCGTATATACTTAAATTTCACAAACCAACTTATCATTAGTTTTCTATAATATCATCAAGCTTAAACACTTCTATTTCTACGACCTTCTTTAAATCTCACTTAATAACTAGTTTTAAATGGCTTATAAGTCTTGAGGTCCAAAACAACCCCTGCCATGGAACCAACTGCAGCTAACAATGAAATGATGAGGCAACTGACACTAAGTAATTGAAGTCCAATCCACCGACTAGTCCATCGTCCAATCTTCTTTTGCGAAATATACATGTCGATAGGGAAATAAACTGTTAAGGGCCAGAACCCAAAAGCGCCAAGTATTCCAACCACATCGTTGAAAAAAGGCATGAGCATGGCTATGAGGGTCGTCAACAGCACAAAAATGGTTCTCCATACTAAGCGGAAGAAGTTGAGTTGGTACACACCAAAGCAGGGAATCGGTATATCATATTCTGCCGTGACAAAATTGCTCTTTGGCCATTTGCGTACACTCCATTTTTCCACAAATGCAAATAAGGGCTGGGAAAAAACCTGTGGAATAGTATATACatttcatatataaatgtaaatataCCAGTACATTTCTTTAGCATGCTCCCAGCCCTAGTTTATATCTAGAATTGAGAAACTAATATCGATTCAAAATTAAAGCAACTCAAACCAAATCATAGTGACACAAACTGCAACATGATAATGTTCAACAGTTTTCAGAAGTTCTATCAAGTCTTTGAAATAAGATACTAGTCATTATTCCTTGAAACAACGTACTAACCATCAAGTCCTAATGTGGCACCATGTAATTGTTAtagtttaattcaattttagtcACAATCATCTGAAAGTGTCTCTAGGAAaatgtatataattaattagatgTTCTATGAGAAGAAAAGCACAACCCAATTAAGGCAAGATCATTATAAGTTTATATTCGATCaattctctcttatttttcatttcttgtcTACTGCTGCCTGCTCAGAAGCTCTTGAGCCCATCATAATTCTTGCGTCAATATGTAGACTTCACAACAGATAACTAGCATTGAAGGATCATATGTAATATAATACCTGATATGCCCCAACTAGGTGGATAACAATTGCAAGGTTGGCAATGTCCAGAAGCCAATAAGGGTTATAGAACCCAAAACCAGTCAAGAGATTTCCAGGTGCATTATCTCCGAAGGCTGCATAACCCATGCATCCACAGAGTAAATAGAACACTGTGGTAACCGCGATGCTCAATGTTGTGGCCTTTCTCATGGTCTTGTGCTCTGCAGGAGGAAATTTTATGGTGTCCTGCAACAAAGATAAattgtttcttaattaattccCATGCAACATTATTAATCTTTTTGTGAAGAATAcgtattatttattatgataggCCATATCTGACTTACCTGAATTTCGATGAGGATAATGGAAAAGGAGTATGCAAAGGCCATTGCCCCAAGAGCTTGTAAACTCCTCCATATTTTCTGTGTGCTGGTGACTGTTCCGGCTTGTGTTACTGTGCCAATGCTAATTCCCATCAGGCTTCctttgaaagttttattttctgCAATATGAAAAACAATTTCAGAGGTTGCAAAAAGAACTAAACAATGGTTTAAGGCTGCAGGTAAATGTTAGACACATGGAATATAAATCTGCTTGCACCTGCTACTTTGGCCACTCCAAGACTCAATCCAACTGAAGAATAAGTGAAGGACATGATAGCTGCAACTATGGATAGCCACCACACCTGATCAAAGTCTGGGATTTGGGAAAATATCACTTCTGCTATTCCAAATGTTATCATATACCCATTGCTTGACATGTGGCAGGG harbors:
- the LOC100817537 gene encoding subtilisin-like protease SBT1.6; this encodes MGKQVLNSFRPPVVFLLFFIVFSVVSCDEASKTFIFRVDSQSKPTIFPTHYHWYTSEFAQETSILHVYDTVFHGFSAVLTHQQVASISQHPSVLAVFEDRRRQLHTTRSPQFLGLRNQRGLWSESDYGSDVIIGVFDTGVWPERRSFSDLNLGPIPRRWKGACETGVRFSPKNCNRKLIGARFFSKGHEAGAGSGPLNPINDTVEFRSPRDADGHGTHTASTAAGRYAFQASMSGYAAGIAKGVAPKARLAAYKVCWKNSGCFDSDILAAFDAAVNDGVDVISISIGGGDGIASPYYLDPIAIGSYGAVSRGVFVSSSAGNDGPSGMSVTNLAPWLTTVGAGTIDRDFPSQVILGDGRRLSGVSLYAGAALKGKMYQLVYPGKSGILGDSLCMENSLDPNMVKGKIVICDRGSSPRVAKGLVVKKAGGVGMILANGISNGEGLVGDAHLLPACAVGANEGDVIKKYISSSTNPTATLDFKGTILGIKPAPVIASFSARGPNGLNPQILKPDFIAPGVNILAAWTQAVGPTGLDSDTRRTEFNILSGTSMACPHVSGAAALLKSAHPDWSPAALRSAMMTTATVLDNRNQIMTDEATGNSSTPYDFGAGHLNLGRAMDPGLVYDITNNDYVNFLCGIGYGPKVIQVITRAPASCPVRRPAPENLNYPSFVAMFPASSKGVASKTFIRTVTNVGPANSVYRVSVEAPASGVSVTVKPSRLVFSEAVKKRSYVVTVAGDTRKLKMGPSGAVFGSLTWTDGKHVVRSPIVVTQIEPL
- the LOC100812553 gene encoding senescence/dehydration-associated protein At4g35985, chloroplastic, producing the protein RGILWVGDVTVERLKWGNDFLKKRLESGSHSQVSPQALESMKRVKKLTMMSEKVATGVLSGVVKVSGFFTSSVVNSKAGKKFFSLLPGEIVLATMDGFNKVLDAAEVAGRNVMSTSSVVTTGLVSDKYGEEAAQVTNEGLDAAGHAIGTAWAVFKLRKALNPKSAIKPTTLAKAAAEATSTKLKK
- the LOC100776384 gene encoding amino acid permease 4, with protein sequence MLPRSRTLPSRIHQGIIEERHDVRPYVQVEVRPNNIQTETQAMNIQSNYSKCFDDDGRLKRTGTFWTATAHIITAVIGSGVLSLAWAVAQLGWVAGPVVMFLFAVVNLYTSNLLTQCYRTGDSVNGHRNYTYMEAVKSILGGKKVKLCGLIQYINLFGVAIGYTIAASVSMMAIKRSNCYHSSHGKDPCHMSSNGYMITFGIAEVIFSQIPDFDQVWWLSIVAAIMSFTYSSVGLSLGVAKVAENKTFKGSLMGISIGTVTQAGTVTSTQKIWRSLQALGAMAFAYSFSIILIEIQDTIKFPPAEHKTMRKATTLSIAVTTVFYLLCGCMGYAAFGDNAPGNLLTGFGFYNPYWLLDIANLAIVIHLVGAYQVFSQPLFAFVEKWSVRKWPKSNFVTAEYDIPIPCFGVYQLNFFRLVWRTIFVLLTTLIAMLMPFFNDVVGILGAFGFWPLTVYFPIDMYISQKKIGRWTSRWIGLQLLSVSCLIISLLAAVGSMAGVVLDLKTYKPFKTSY